In Massilia sp. METH4, the genomic window AGGAAGAGGGCGGCATCCTCTCTGCCGACCGCGACACGGCGACGCGCATCAACCTCATACCACCGCAGTAGGAATATCCGCCTGGTGTCGCACACCTTTTCCCTTTCGGGAAAAGGTGTGCGACACCGGTTCTCTCATGCGCTCGCCGATGCCTCAAAGGAACACCGGTGTCAGACACATTTTCCGGAAAAGTGCCCGGAAAATATGTCTGACACCAGGCGGATCGGCCGAGCAGGAAATGTTTCAAAAAAGGCGGTGCCTGTCACCGGGTTTCCTGCAACAGCGCCAGCCAGCGCTCGCGGTATTGCGGCCAGCCCTGCAAGGCGATGGGATCGGCGGGGTGCGAGCGCACGGTGGGGGCGGTGCCCCAGTTGGCGAGCATCCAGCCGCCGCTGGTGGTGCCGCTGGCGTCGTCGGTGACGGTAACTTGCTGGCCGCGGCGCAGGGCGGCGAGCAGCGGGGCGAAGTGGGGATTGTTCGTGAAGCTGCCTTCGACGACGATGTCGCCCGCCGAGCCTAGCGCGGTCAGGCACCAGTCGCTCATCAGCACGCAGTACAGCGTGGCCAGCGCGGTGCGCTCGGCGTCCGTCGGCAGCGCGGGGCCGACCACGGAACCCTTGCGCCCGGCGAACGGGCCGCCCGCTTCGGCGAACGCGGGCAGCGCGTACGTGCCCTGGTCGATGATCTGCTGCAGGTCCGCCACGCTGCATGGCGCCGCGTCATTGCCGGCCAGTGCGCCGAATTCGCGCCCGCCCATGAAGCGGATGCACGGTACCGGTTGTCCCAGCGCGCTGCAATTGGCCAGCATGTCCGACGCTTCCTTCAGCCCGTCGAGCTGGCCTCCGGGCAGGGCGGCGATCACCCACGTGCCGGTGGACAGGATGGCCGGCGGCGCGGCGTGGCTGCCATCGGCGTCGAGGTGCCGCAACAGCGAGGCATTGCTGTCGTGGATGCCGCAGATGACCTGGCAATCGGCCGGCAGGCCGGTGCGCTCGGCCAGCGCGGGCAGCACGGGGCCCAAGGCATCCCACGCATTGCGCAGCGGCGGCATCAGGTCGTGCCAGCCGAGCCGCTCCACCAGCCGCGAATACTGCTGGCGCGACGGCTGCCACAAGTCCGTATGGCAGCCGAGCGACGTCACTTCACCCGCGGCCACGCCGGAGAGGCGCCACGCCCAGTACTGCGGATACATCAGGATATGTTTGGTGCGCGCGAAGTCGGCAGGGTAGGCGGAAGCCAGCCAGGCCAGCTGCCGCCCCAGGTTCAGGCCCGCCGGCAGCGACGGCGAATATGTCGTGTCATACCCCGGCCGCTGGGCCAGGTACTCGGCAGCTTGCGAGGAGGGTGGCTCGAACTCGTAGTCGAGCACCGGCAGCACCAGGCCCGCGTCGTCGACCAGCGCCGCCGTGGCGCCATGCGTCACTGGTACGATCGCGCGTACCGGCGCGGTCGCCGCGAATTCGCGAAGGGTATCGAGCATCCAGTTCCAGATGCCTTCCGTGTCGTGGTGCGGATACGGGCCGTCACGCAGCACGGTGTTCGGCTTGCGCCGCTCGGCCAGCTGCTTGCCGCCGGCATCGATCAGCGCCAGCTTGACGTTGGTCTTGCCGATATCCAGGACGACGATGTTGTTTACACCCGCGCTCATTTCGCCACCTTCTTCCCGCGCAGCAGGCGCGGCAGGGCAATGGTCACCAGCAGCAGCAGCCCGATCACGATCGTCATGTAGATCCCCGGGATATTGGCCATCGACAGCCCATATGTCACGCAACCCAGCGTCAGCACGGCCAGCATCACGCCGCCGATGGTGCCGGCGCCGCCGGCGATGCTGACGCCGCCGAGGATCACCATCGTGATCACTTCGAGCTCCCAGCCCATCGCGATATTCGGCCGCGTGCTGCCGATGCGGCCCGTCAGCAGGAAGGCGGCCAGGCCGGCCATGGCGCCGGTGAGGATGAAGAGGGTCAGGCGATAGCGGTCCACCTCGATGCCCGAGAAGCGCGCGGCGATGGGGTTGTTGCCGATCGCGTAGATGCGGCGGCCCCAGCGCGTGGCATGCAGCACGAAGGCGAAGAGGGCGGCAAACACCAGCAGGATCACGAATTCGCGGGGGATGAAGTCGAAGAAGTAACCCTGGCCCCAATCCGTCATCAGCTGCGGGTAGCCGGTGAAGGCCTTGTCGCCCAGCACCACGGATGCGAGGCCGCGGAACAGCGACACGGTACCGATCGTGACGACAATCGAAGGCAGGCCGAAGCGCGTCACCAGCACGCCGTTCAGCGTGCCGCAGATCACCCCCGTTCCCAGCGCCACGAACAGCAGCGTGGCGGGCGGGAACCCGGCGTTCATCGCCAGTCCCATCGCCACGGAAGACAAGGCCAGTGTACCGGCCACCGAGATATCGATCTCACGGCAGATGATCAACAGGGCCATCGGCAGCGCGATCAGCGCCTTCTCGCTGAAGTTGAACGTGCTGTCGGCCAGGTTGTACGGATCGAGGAAGTGCGGCAGCAGCATGCCGTTCGTGACGATCGCCAGCAGGAGAAGCAGGGCGAGCAGGGTTTCCCACCTGCCCAGCACACCCTTGATGCCGAGGCGCGGCTGGTCGAGGATCGTGTAGCGCGAGCCGCCGGTCGATGGCGATGGATTGGTTGGATTGGTCGTGGCGGTCATGGTATTCACGCGGCGGCACTCCGGGCGGAATGATTTTCGAGATGCAGCGGCAGGATCTGCCGGCCTTCCTTCTTGCGGTCGCGGGCATTGATCAGCACGGCGACGAGGATCACGGCGCCCGTCAGCGCGCTTTGCCAGAACGGCGACACTTTCACCACCGGCAGCGCATTGCCGATCACGGCCAGGAACAGCGCGCCCAGCACCGCGCCGGCCACGGAACCCGTGCCGCCGGCGATATTGATGCCGCCGATCACGCACGCGGCGATCACGGTGAATTCAAAGCCGTAGGCGATCTCCGTGTAAGCCACCGCGTAGCGCGCCACCCACAGGTAGCCGCACACGCCGGCCACCAGGCCGGATATCCCGTAGGTCCACAGCAGGCGCTTCGCCATCGGGATACCCACGTAGCGGGCGCACGAAGGCGCATTGCCGACGGCATACAGGTCGCGGCCGAAGCGGCTGTGGCCCGCGAGGTACCACGCGGCCAACACAGCCAGGACAGCGATCCACACGAGATTGGTCACGCCCAGGAATCGGGCGAGCGGGAAGGCGATGAACGCTTCCGGCATCTGGTGCGACGACACCCAGGCGCCGCCGGAGAGCACGAACACCATGCCCCGGTACACGCTCATCGTGCCCAGGGTGACGACGATGGCCGGCAAGTCCAGGTAGCCGATCAGGTAGCCGTTGACGAGGCCCAGCACGAGCCCGAGCGCGGCGGCGGCCAGCACGATCACCGGCAGAGGCAGGTCGGGATTGTGCGACGCCAGCAGGGCGGCCGCCATGCCGGACAGCGCCAGGTTCGACGCCACCGACAGGTCCACGCCGCGCGTGACGATCACCAGCATCTGCGCCAGCGCCAGCATGATGAGGAGGGTACTGTCCGTCAGCAGGTTCGCCAGGCTCGCACCGGTAATGAACACCGGGGCCCGCAGGCCCACGGCAATGATCAGCACGACGATCGACGCCGCCAGCAGCAATTCACGTTTCATGGCCTTCATGCCGCCTCCTCCAGCACGGCGCCCGAGGCCGCCGCGCAAACATTCTCCGGTGTGGCCTCGCCACGCGCATACACGCGCTCGACGCGGCCCTGGTGCATCACCACGATGCGATCGGATAACCCCAGCACCTCGGGCAGTTCGGACGACACGAGGATCACCGACAGCCCCTGTTTGACCAGTTCGCCGACGAAGCGGTGCACCGCGGCCTTGGAGCCGATGTCGATGCCCTTCGTGGGTTCGTCCAGGATGATCACTTTCGGGTTCGTGGCCAGCCACTTGCCCAGTACGACTTTCTGCTGGTTGCCGCCCGAGAGTTCGGCAACGTTCTGGCGCAGGTGGTGCGCCTTCAGCTCCAGCTGCTCGCTGTACAGCCGCGCCACGTTCAGCGATTCCCGCTTCGCCTTGCGGCCGCGCAGGAACCAGCCCAGCTTGTCCAGGATCGGCAGCGTGATGTTGTGCAGGATCGGCATCGTCAGATGCGCGCCCTGGTGCTGGCGGTCTTCGGGCACGTAGGCAATGCCATGGGCGATGCCGTCGGCCGCGCAGGAAATGTTCACCTGCCTGCCCTCGATCGTGACGGTGCCGCGCGAAGGCTTCGTCAGGCCGAACAGCGCCTGCATGACTTCGGAGCGGCCGGCGCCCACCAGGCCGTAGAAGCCGAGGATTTCACCCTTCCTCAGGGAGAACGACACGTCGTCGAATTCGGTCGGGTGGCAGAAGTTCTTCACTTCGAGCAGGGTGGCGCCCGGCGTCACGTCCGCCTTCGGGTAAGCCTGCGTCACGGCGCGGCCCACCATCAGCGCCACCAGCTCGCCCTCGGTGATATCGGCCAGCACGCCCTCGGTGATGTACTGGCCGTCGCGCAGCACCGTGTAGCGATCGGCCACCGCGTAGATTTCGTCGAACTTGTGGGTGATGAAGATGATCGCCGTGCCGGCGGCCTTCAGCTGGTTGATGATGCGGTACAGCTCACCGATCTCGCGCTGCGACAGCGCGGCGGTCGGCTCGTCCAGGATCACCACGCGCGCATCCTGCGACAGGGCGCGGGCGATTTCCACGAAGTGGCGCTGCGCCACCGACAGATCCTTCACCTTCGTGCGCACCGGTAGCGGTACCTCGAGGCGCGCAAACAATGCCTCGGCTTCCTTCTCGATGCGGCCCCAGTCGATGCGGCCGCCCTTTTGCGGCTGGCGCCCTACGTAGATGTTTTCGGCCACGGTGAGCTCGTCGAACATCACGCTTTCCTGGTGCACGGCCGTGATGCCGGCTTCCATCGCGTCCTGCGCATTGGCGAACCGCACCGGCTGGCCGTTCAGCGTGATGGTGCCTTCGTCCGGCTGGTAGATGCCGGTCAACGTCTTGACGAGCGTGGACTTGCCGGCGCCGTTCTCGCCCAGGAGGGCCATCACTTCGCCGGGGCGCACCGTGAGCGCCATCTTGTTCAGCGCCGTGATGCCGCCGAAGCGCTTGCAGATGCCCTCGAGGCGCAGGACGGGCTCACCTGCCGGGATCGTGCTCCCGGCAGGGGTGTTCTTGGTCTCTTGCATGGCTTAGAAAATCTTCGCGAATTGGTCGACGTTGTCGCGGTTGTACGTGAACGGTTCGGCCATCGCGGCTTCTCCCTTCGCGTCGATCGCGATGCTGCCCATGCGGCCCGCGGCGATCTTGCCGCCCGCCTTCGCGTCCGGCGCGCCCTTGACGAAGTCATACGCGGCATAGGTGGCCGCGTAGCCCAGGTCGATCGGGTTCCAGATCGCAAATTCCTTCACGGCGCCCGACTTCACGTGGCCGGCCATCTCCGAAGGCAGGCCCAGGCCCGTGACGAACACCTTGCCGACCACGTTCTCGTCGACCACGGCCTTCGAGGCGGCCACGATGCCGACCGTGGTGGGCGCGATGATCGCCTTCAGGTTCGGGTAGCTGCGCAGCAGGCCGATCGCCTCGCGGTAGCTCTTGTCGGACTGGTCGTCGCCGTAGGTAACGGTCACGAGCTTGAGCTTCGCGAAGTCGGGCTTCTTCAGCTCGGCCTTCATCTGCTCGATCCAGATGTTCTGGTTCGTCGCCTGCGCCGAGGCGGAAAGGATGGCGATCTCGCCTTCGCCGCCGATCGAATCGGCCGCCATCTGCAGCTGCTTGCGGGCGATCAGTTCGGCGTTCGAGGGATTGAGCTGCATGAGCCGGCCTTCCTGCGCCAGGCCGCTGTCGAAGGACACCACCTTGATGCCGCGCTGCATGGCTTTCTTGGCGATCGGCACCAGCGCGTTCGGATCGTTGGCGGAGATGACGATCGCATTCACCTTCTGGCTGATCAGCGAGTTGACGATCTCGATCTGGCCCTCGGCCGACGGCGTGGTCGGCCCCGTATAGATGATCTCCACGTCCTTCAGCTGCGCGGCGGCTTCCTTGGCGCCCGTGTGGGCCGCGTCGAAGAAGCCGTTGCCCAGGCTTTTCACGACCATCGCGATCCTGATCTTTTCGCCGGCGGCCGGAGCGCTACCCTTGTCGCCGCAACCCGTGATGCCGGTGACGCCGAACGCGGCGATCAGCGCCGCGCAGATAAAAGTCTTGCGTTTCAATGTGCAGCCTCCGGGTGGAACAGCGAATTGGCGGACAGGTCGAAGCCGTGCGAGAACTGCATGGAGGCGACCTGGCTCGGCACGGGCTCCGGGGCCACGGTCACGACCTTCACGCCGGATTGCTCGAGCAGCTGCACGGCGGAGTCGGACGCATAGGTATCCGTGATCACGCAGGACACGCGATCCAGGCCGCACAGGATCAGGCCGGCTTTCTTGGCAAACTTGGAGCTGTCCGCCAGCACGATCAATTCCTCGGCCTGGCCGATCAGGCGCTTCTCGGCCTGGATCAGCAGCGGGTCCGCTTCCATCAGGCCCAGCAGCGACAGGCCGTACACGCTCATGAACATCTTGGCCGCGTAATGGTGCTGGGTGATGTCGTTGTCGAACGGCGAAAGGATCACGTTCTGCTCACGGTACACCTTGCCGCCCGGGAGGATCACTTCGTTTTCCGACGACAGCAGCAGGCGCTCGGCCATCAGGAAAGAGTTGGTGAGGATCTTCAGGTGCTTGTCGACCAGAAAGTCCGCCATCATGAACGTGGTGGTGCCACCGTTGATGACGATCGTTTCGCCCTCCTCGCACATGCCGGCCGCATGGCGGGCAATCGCGCGCTTGCGGTCCGCGAAGCACTGGATGTTGTGCTCGAAGGTTTCGCTGGTGAGGGTGAGGTTGCGCTTTTTCTGGGCCAGGTTGGCCGCGCCGCCGCGGGTGCGCGTGAGCAGGTTGCGCGCGGCCAGCCAGCTGATGTCGCGCCGCACCGTGGCGGGGGAAGCGCTCAGCCATTCGACCAGTTGAGGGACGCTCGCGGTCTGGTGCTCGGCGAGCAGTTTGAGCAAACGTTTACGGCGCTTGTGATTCACCATGTTTCCGTCTCCTTGTCGTGATCCTACTGCGCGGCGGATGCCGTGCGTGGTCTATTTATTAATGGCAAGGCTAACCCTTAAGAAAGCCTTAGGTCAATCACCCTGTAATCATATGTGTGATTTTTTCCAAATTTGCTTGTCACGTTTTGCTCAAACCGATCAACCATATGATTAATTCATTCTTGGTCACGATGTTGATCGCTTGTGCATTGACACCCCTGGGGCCCCTGATTTCTACTGACTCCCGCTTGTTCCGCCGGCTTGATCACGCGAACCGCGAAACGATCACGGCCCGGGCGCGGGACAAAACCGAATGCAAATCAACGATGGAGACCACATGAACCAACCGAAGCAGAAACAGCCCATCACGTCGCTGTGGGATGACGCGAAGGCCGCAACGATGAGCGAACCGGAGCTGCTGCTGTACCGCTCCAATTTGCTGGGCTCGGACCTGCGCATCACCAACTTCGGCGGCGGCAACACGTCCGCCAAAGTGATGATGGAAGACCCGCTGACGGGTCAAGAGGTCGAAGTACTGTGGGTGAAGGGCTCGGGCGGCGACCTGGGCAGCATCAAGCTGGACGGCTTCTCGACGCTGTACCTGGACAAGCTGCACGCCCTGAAGAACCGCTACCGCGGCCTGGAGCACGAAGACGAGATGGTGGGCTATTTGCCGCACTGCACGTTCAACCTGAACCCGCGCGCCGCCTCAATCGACACGCCGCTGCACGCCTACATCAACAAGAAGCATGTGGACCACATGCACCCGGATTCGGTGATCGCCATCGCCGCCACCGCCAACAGCCGCGCGCTGACGGAAAAGATCTTCGAGGGCGTGCTGGGCTGGCTGCCCTGGAAGCGCCCCGGCTTCGACCTGGGCCTGGACCTGGAAAAGCTGTCGACCGAGCAGCCGCACCTGAAGGGCATCATCCTGGAAGGCCACGGCCTGTTCACGTGGGGCGACACGGCCAAGGAAGCGTATGAAACCACGCTGGCGATCATCAAGCGCGCCGAGGAATGGCTGGAAGCGAACATCGCCCAGCCGGTGTTCGGCGGCCAGAAGTACCAGCCATTGCCGGCCGCCGAGCGCGCCGCCTTCGCCGCCAAACTGATGCCTCTGCTGCGCGGCAAGATCAGCAAGACCGAATACAAGCTGGGCCACTTCGAGGATTCCGACACGATCCTGGAATTCGTCAACTCGCAGGACCTGGAACCGCTGGCCGCGCTGGGCACGTCCTGCCCCGACCACTTCCTGCGCACGAAGATCCGTCCGTTCGTCGTCGACTTCGACCCGACCAGGCCCGACTTCGACGCCGTGGCCGCCGGCCTGGACGCCGCCCTGGAAGCCTACCGCGCCGACTACACGGCCTACTACAACCGCTGCAAGCGCGACAATTCGCCGGCAGTGCGTGACGCCAACCCGATCATCTACCTGATCCCGGGGGTGGGCATGCTGTCGTTCGCGAAGGACAAGGCGACCGCCCGTATCGCCGGCGAGTTCTACGTCAACGCGATCAACGTGATGCGCGGTGCGAACGGCGTCGACAAGTACGTGGGCCTGCCGGAACAGGAAGCGTTCGACATCGAATACTGGCTGCTCGAAGAAGCCAAGCTGCAGCGCATGCCCAAGCCGAAGTCGCTGGCCGGCCGCATCGCTGTCGTCACCGGCGGCGCCGGCGGTATCGGCCAGGCGGTGGCGAAGCAGCTGCTGTCCGAAGGCGCCTGCGTGCTGCTGACCGACATCGACGGCGGCGCCCTCGAGGAGGCGAAAAGCTCCCTGGCAAAGGTGGCCGGCAAGGACAACGTGGCCACGATCACGGGCAACATCACCAGCGAAGAGCAAGTGGAAGCCGTGTTCGCGGAATCGGCGCTGCGCTTCGGCGGCGTGGACCTGTTGATCTCCAACGCCGGCATCGCTTCCTCGGCACCGCTGGAAGACACCACGCTGGAAGTGTGGGACCGCAACCAGGACATCCTGGTTAAGGGCTACTTCCTGGCCAGCCGCGCCGCCTTCCGCATGATGAAGACGCAGCAGCTGGGCGGTTCGATGGTGTTCGTCGCCTCGAAGAACGGCCTGGTTGCCTCGGCCGGCGCATCGGCCTACTGCACCGCGAAAGCCGCCGAGATCCACCTGGCGCGCTGCGTGGCGCTGGAAGGCGCGCCGCACGGCATCCGCGTCAACGTGGTCAACCCCGACGCCGTCATCCGCGGTTCGAAGATCTGGGATGGCAAGTGGAAGCAGGAACGCGCCGCATCGAACAAGATCGAGGCGGACGACGTGGAAGCGTTCTACCGCGACCGCAGCATGCTGAAGCGCTCGGTGCTCCCGGAAGATATCGCCGAAGCCGTGTACTTCCTGTCCAGCGACAAGGCCGCGAAGAGCACCGGCAACGTGCTGAACGTGGATGCCGGCAACGCCGGTGCGTTCACCCGCTGATCACCGCTTAGAATAAAGACAATCCCGCCGCGCTCGCACGCGGCGGGCGCATTGAAGGAGACGAACATGACTGACATTAAAAACCCGGTGATCGACATTAACCTGGTCGCCGAACACAACGCGCAGCAACAGGCCGACCTGCAGGCCGACTACGAGGCGCTGGGCGGCATGCTGGGGCGCCGCGGCGTGGACACAGAACAGCTGACGGCGCTGGCCGGCACCTTCGCGGTTGCGGTACCCAGCTGGGGCGCGGGCACGGGCGGTACGCGCTTCGCCCGTTTCCCGGGCCGTGGCGAGCCGCGCAATGTGTTCGAGAAGATGGAAGACTGCGCGGTGATCAACCAGCTCACGCGCGCCACGCCTGCCGTGTCGCTGCACTTCCCGTGGGACCGCACCGACGATCCGGCAGCGCTGAAGGAACTGGCCGACGGCTACGGCCTGGGTTTCGACGCCGTGAACTCGAACACCTTCCAGGACCAGCAGGGCCAGGAACAGACGTACAAATTTGGCAGCCTCACGGCGCAGTCGGGCGCCGTGCGCGCGCAAGCCGTGCAGCACAATATCGACTGCATCGAACTGGGCCGGAAGCTGGGCTCGAAGGCGCTGACCGTGTGGGTGGGCGACGGCGCCAACTTCCCCGGCCAGCACAACCTGCGCGGTTCGCTGGAACGCTACCTGGACAGCATGCGCGACATCTACGCCGCGCTGCCGGCGGACTGGAACGTGTTCATCGAACATAAACTGTTCGAGCCGGCGTTCTACGCCACCACGATCGCCGACTGGGGCACCAGCTTCGCCTGCGCCCAGGAACTGGGCCCGAAGGCGAAATGCCTGGTCGACCTGGGCCACCATGCTCCGAACACGAATATCGAGATGATCGTGGCGCGCCTGGCGCAGTTCGGCAAGCTGGGCGGCTTCCACTTCAACGACAGCAAGTACGGCGACGACGACCTGGATTCCGGCTCGATCAACCCGTTCCAGCTGTTCCTCGTGTTTAACGAGCTGGCCGACGCCGCGCAACGCAGCGCGAGCAACGGCGACAACTTCTCGCCGGCCTACATGCTGGACCAGTCGCACAATGTGACGGACCCGATCGAGAGCCTGATGTCCTCCGCCGTGGAAGTGCAGCGCGCCTTCGTGCAAGCGGCGCTGGTGGACCGCAACGCGCTGCGCGCGTTCCAGGAATCGAACGACGTGTTGAATGCCGCGCAAACGCTGAAGAAGGCTTACCGCACCGACGTGTCGCCGATCCTGGCCATGGCCCGCGTGCGCGCCGGCGGCGCGGCCGACCCCGTGGCCGCCTACCGTTCGTCCGGCTACCGCGACGGCGCCGCCGAGCGGCGCCCTGCCAAGGCTGGCGCGAGCAGCAGCGGGATCGTTTGATCCTTGTCGGCAAGCCTGCCCGCTTCGCGGGCGGGCCTTGGCACGTCCGTAGCAGCACCCCGAGGTCGCATCGGTGTCAGACACCATTTCCCCGTGGGGAAATGGTGTCTGACACCGGTTTTCCTGGAGCCCTGTTGCGAGCGCATGAGAAAACCGGTGTCAGACACCTTTTTCCGGTACCGGAAAAAGGTGTCTGACACCAGGCTGGCTGCACCTATAAAAACACAGGAGGAGACCCATGACCAGATGGCTACGCGCGCTCGCAGCACTCATGCTGTCAGCCGCGTTCAGCATCACCCACGCCGCCGATTTCAGCGTCGCGAAATACGGCGCCAAAGCCGACGGCAAGACCCTGAACACCAGGGCCATCCAGGCCGCGATCGACGCCGCGGCCAAGAACGGCGGCACCGTCACATTCCCCGCGGGTACCTATCTCACCGGCTCGATCTTCGTGAAGAGCGGCGTCACGCTGAGGGTCGACAAGGGCGTCACCCTGCTGGGTTCGCAAAACATCAAGGACTATCCAGTCCTGCCCACGCGCATTGCCGGCATCGAGATGAAATGGCCGGCCGCGCTGGTCAACGTCTATCGACAAAACAACGCGAAGATCGAAGGCGAGGGTACCATCGACGGCGACGGCAAGGTGTTCTGGGACAGCTACTGGACCCTTCGCAAGCAGTACGAGCCGCGCGGCCTGCGCTGGGCCTCGGACTACGACGCGCAGCGCCCGCGCCTGATCCAGGTGTTCGACTCGAAGGGCGTAAAGCTGGGCGGCGGCCTGCTGCTCAAGCGCGCCGGTTTCTGGACCGTGCACATCTGCTATTCGGAAGGCGTGACCATCGACGGCGTCATCATCCGCAACAACCAGGATGGCCTCGGCCCGTCCACGGACGGCATCGACATCGATTCCTCGCGCAAGATCCTCGTGCAGAACGCCGACATCGACGTCAACGACGATGCGCTGTGCATGAAGGCCGGCCGCGATTCCGACGGCCTGCGGGTTGCACGGCGCACGGAAGACGTGGTGGTGCGCGACTCGATCGTCCGTTCCGGCGCGGCCGGCTTCACGTTCGGCAGCGAGACCTCGGGCGGCTTCCGCAATATCGAGGCCTACAACATCACGGTGCTCGACAAGGTGCCGGTCGGGATCCTGTTCAAGTCGGCGCACACGCGCGGCGGCTACGGCGAAGACATCCGCCTGCACGACTTCACGATGAAGGGCACGCCGGTGGTGCTGCGCGTGACGATGAACTGGAACCCCAGCTACAGCTA contains:
- a CDS encoding glycosyl hydrolase family 28 protein, whose product is MTRWLRALAALMLSAAFSITHAADFSVAKYGAKADGKTLNTRAIQAAIDAAAKNGGTVTFPAGTYLTGSIFVKSGVTLRVDKGVTLLGSQNIKDYPVLPTRIAGIEMKWPAALVNVYRQNNAKIEGEGTIDGDGKVFWDSYWTLRKQYEPRGLRWASDYDAQRPRLIQVFDSKGVKLGGGLLLKRAGFWTVHICYSEGVTIDGVIIRNNQDGLGPSTDGIDIDSSRKILVQNADIDVNDDALCMKAGRDSDGLRVARRTEDVVVRDSIVRSGAAGFTFGSETSGGFRNIEAYNITVLDKVPVGILFKSAHTRGGYGEDIRLHDFTMKGTPVVLRVTMNWNPSYSYAKIPDDAKDVPPYWKVLATPVPKEQGMAQLRDVQIWNIKATGAKTAFEVDSYKQKPAMRFTLKNLDIEAQQGGHIHDVADWTFADVKLALGKPVEMEDGGAVRGLPQGSFVVQPRPVKEDPSKKSFEEQDKS
- the rhaI gene encoding L-rhamnose catabolism isomerase gives rise to the protein MTDIKNPVIDINLVAEHNAQQQADLQADYEALGGMLGRRGVDTEQLTALAGTFAVAVPSWGAGTGGTRFARFPGRGEPRNVFEKMEDCAVINQLTRATPAVSLHFPWDRTDDPAALKELADGYGLGFDAVNSNTFQDQQGQEQTYKFGSLTAQSGAVRAQAVQHNIDCIELGRKLGSKALTVWVGDGANFPGQHNLRGSLERYLDSMRDIYAALPADWNVFIEHKLFEPAFYATTIADWGTSFACAQELGPKAKCLVDLGHHAPNTNIEMIVARLAQFGKLGGFHFNDSKYGDDDLDSGSINPFQLFLVFNELADAAQRSASNGDNFSPAYMLDQSHNVTDPIESLMSSAVEVQRAFVQAALVDRNALRAFQESNDVLNAAQTLKKAYRTDVSPILAMARVRAGGAADPVAAYRSSGYRDGAAERRPAKAGASSSGIV